One region of Populus trichocarpa isolate Nisqually-1 chromosome 4, P.trichocarpa_v4.1, whole genome shotgun sequence genomic DNA includes:
- the LOC7476309 gene encoding probable LRR receptor-like serine/threonine-protein kinase RFK1 isoform X1, with protein MTMKFSPSVEKNPDKNRLCNLLSIFWVVQMSFSLRYAFLVSVLTFICLETPRLAAARLPQDEVDALNLITKKMGANGWNFNADSCGEYLPHVQLTDPDRNVTCDCEFANNTCHITSLKFKRFSLAGELPPELIQLRYLESIDLSYNELGGSIPSQWASLQLKMIALLANRLSGNIPSYLGNFTSLAYLDLELNQFSGMIPRELGNLVNLETLILSSNKLDGNLPKELAELKNLTDFRINDNNFNGSIPDFVQNWKQLKRLEMVASGLEGPIPSSISALKTLTDLRITDINFTNQSFPDLSNIVGLSRLLLRNCNISGEIPPYIWEMSKLRILDLSFNKLHGNLPNAITTEALVFIFLSGNRLTGNIPMFRKGMSVDLSYNNFSQQSSGQPACQQGMDVTLNLFRSSSMGNDIGGACMDDLTCDKYWHSMYINCGGQNVKTNGSTYEGDAAASSGAAIFYRSEDEWGISSTGDFMDDNDFQNRAYIENMPSLNINELYQTARVSPISLTYYHRCLENGNYTVSLHFAEIRFKNDNTYNSLGRRLFDVYIQNNLVEKDFNIEVEAAGVAKPVTKIHNATVTNNILDIHLYWAGKGTTRIPVSGVYGPLISAISVYPNFKPRFSGGGKTKTVPIILGVVGFCLVFSALAIFWWKCYFRVQKKRQKGLEGIEIQTVSFTLKQIKAATGNFNPANKIGEGGFGPVYKGLLPDGTVIAVKQLSSKSSQGNREFLNEIGVISCMQHPHLVKLHGCCIEGDQLLLVYEYMENNSLSRALFGPENQLHLDWKTRQKICIGIAKGLSFLHEESRLKIVHRDIKVTNVLLDKDLNPKISDFGLAKLDEREKTYISTRVAGTVGYMAPEYALWGRLTYKADVYSFGIVALEIVSGKHNKSCGPDDQFSCLLDWACHLEQNGNLIEIVDQKLGSEFNKVEAERLIKVALLCANASPSLRPIMSEVVSMIEGTRIIPDVIPEPNSEDLRFKAIRGPDERIRSSLKGNQNSSSILDRSDNNSSHVYTDDDDPYETDKELNARFDTRSKHYKQPESRSEVSTSVLSETAVSSTSVHDPFDINISS; from the exons TGGATGCTTTAAACCTAATTACCAAGAAGATGGGCGCCAATGGCTGGAATTTCAATGCTGATTCTTGTGGAGAATATCTTCCTCATGTCCAACTGACGGATCCTGACAGGAACGTTACCTGTGACTGCGAATTTGCGAACAATACCTGTCATATTACTTCCCT GAAGTTCAAGCGTTTTAGCCTTGCAGGAGAACTTCCACCTGAACTCATTCAGCTTCGTTATCTTGAGAGCAT TGATCTTTCTTACAATGAACTTGGTGGGTCTATACCAAGTCAATGGGCTTCATTGCAGCTAAAAATGAT TGCTCTTCTAGCAAACCGGTTATCAGGGAACATTCCAAGCTATTTGGGGAACTTTACCAGCCTTGCATACTT GGACCttgaattaaatcaattttctgGAATGATCCCGCGTGAGCTTGGGAACTTAGTTAACCTTGAAACTTT GATTCTATCCTCCAACAAATTGGATGGAAATTTGCCAAAGGAACTTGCTGAGCTGAAAAACCTGACTGACTT TAGAATAAACGATAACAACTTCAATGGGAGTATACCAGATTTTGTACAAAACTGGAAGCAACTTAAAAGACT AGAAATGGTAGCTAGTGGACTGGAAGGACCCATTCCATCCTCCATCTCTGCTCTGAAAACATTAACAGACTT GAGGATCACTGACATAAATTTCACAAATCAGTCATTTCCTGATCTTAGTAACATTGTAGGCCTCTCACGGCT GTTGTTGAGGAATTGCAATATATCTGGAGAAATTCCTCCATACATCTGGGAAATGAGTAAACTGCGAATTTT GGATCTCAGTTTTAATAAGTTACACGGGAATCTTCCAAATGCTATAACCACAGAGGCACTGGTATTCAT CTTTCTAAGTGGAAACCGCCTCACAGGAAATATACCAATGTTTAGGAAAGGAATGAGTGT AGATCTTTCCTATAATAATTTCTCACAGCAAAGCTCTGGGCAGCCTGCTTGTCAGCAGGGAAT GGATGTAACTCTAAACTTGTTCCGAAGTTCTTCAATGGGAAATGACAT AGGAGGAGCATGCATGGATGATCTCACTTGTGATAAGT ACTGGCACTCTATGTACATCAATTGTGGAGGACAAAATGTTAAAACAAATGGCAGCACATATGAAGGAGATGCAGCAGCTAGTAGCGGTGCTGCAATATTCTATCGGAGTGAGGATGAATGGGGAATTAGCAGCACCGGAGACTTTATGGATGACAACGATTTCCAAAACAGAGCTTATATTGAAAACATGCcatcattaaatattaatgaattgtaCCAAACAGCACGCGTTTCTCCAATTTCACTCACTTACTATCATCGTTGTTTGGAAAATGGGAATTACACTGTGAGTCTACACTTCGCTGAGATCAGATTCAAAAATGATAATACATATAACAGCCTTGGAAGACGATTATTTGATGTCTATATTCAG aATAATCTAGTTGAGAAGGATTTCAATATAGAAGTTGAAGCTGCAGGGGTTGCCAAGCCAGTCACAAAAATACACAATGCTACTGtcacaaataatattttggatatccACTTATATTGGGCTGGCAAAGGGACTACAAGAATTCCTGTTAGTGGAGTCTATGGCCCCCTCATATCAGCTATTTCTGTATATCCCA ACTTCAAACCACGTTTTTCGGGAGGGGGAAAGACAAAAACTGTACCAATAATTCTTGGAGTTGTAGGCTTTTGTCTCGTATTCTCAGCATTGGCTATCTTTTGGTGGAAATGCTATTTCAGAGTacagaaaaaaagacaaaaag GTCTTGAAGGAATAGAAATCCAAACTGTTTCTTTTACCTTAAAGCAAATTAAAGCTGCCACAGGCAATTTTAATCCGGCAAACAAAATTGGAGAAGGTGGATTTGGACCAGTTTACAAG GGCTTGTTACCTGATGGTACTGTGATTGCTGTGAAGCAGCTCTCATCTAAGTCAAGTCAGGGAAATCGTGAGTTTTTGAACGAGATCGGCGTGATTTCATGCATGCAGCACCCACATCTTGTAAAACTTCATGGGTGTTGTATTGAAGGAGATCAACTATTGTTAGTATATGaatacatggaaaacaacaGCCTTTCTCGTGCTTTGTTTG GTCCAGAAAATCAACTACATTTGGACTGGAAAACAAGGCAGAAGATATGCATCGGAATCGCCAAAGGCTTGTCTTTTTTACATGAAGAATCAAGACTCAAGATTGTTCATAGAGACATCAAAGTCACCAATGTTCTCCTTGATAAGGATCTCAATCCTAAAATATCTGATTTTGGATTGGCTAAACTAGACGAACGAGAAAAAACCTATATCAGCACCAGAGTTGCTGGAACTGT AGGATATATGGCACCAGAATATGCATTATGGGGTCGTTTGACATATAAAGCAGATGTTTACAGTTTTGGAATTGTGGCACTGGAGATTGTGAGTGGGAAGCATAACAAGAGTTGTGGGCCAGATGATCAATTCTCTTGTCTTCTAGACTGG GCCTGCCATTTAGAGCAAAATGGAAACCTGATTGAGATAGTGGATCAGAAGCTGGGATCTGAATTCAACAAGGTAGAAGCAGAAAGGTTGATAAAAGTAGCTCTCTTATGCGCTAATGCTTCACCATCACTAAGGCCAATCATGTCTGAAGTTGTTAGCATGATAGAAGGAACTAGGATCATACCTGATGTGATCCCTGAACCAAATAGTGAAGATTTGAGGTTTAAGGCCATAAGAGGACCTGACGAACGAATAAGAAGTAGTTTGAAAGGCAATCAGAACTCTAGTTCGATCTTAGATAGATCGGATAACAACAGTTCCCATGTGTACACGGATGATGATGATCCATATGAAACCGATAAAGAGTTGAATGCGAGGTTTGACACTAGGAGCAAACACTATAAACAGCCAGAAAGCCGGAGTGAGGTTTCAACTTCAGTATTGTCAGAAACAGCCGTTTCCTCAACTTCTGTTCATGATccttttgatatcaatataagCTCCTGA
- the LOC7476309 gene encoding probable LRR receptor-like serine/threonine-protein kinase RFK1 isoform X2: MTMKFSPSVEKNPDKNRLCNLLSIFWVVQMSFSLRYAFLVSVLTFICLETPRLAAARLPQDEVDALNLITKKMGANGWNFNADSCGEYLPHVQLTDPDRNVTCDCEFANNTCHITSLKFKRFSLAGELPPELIQLRYLESIDLSYNELGGSIPSQWASLQLKMIALLANRLSGNIPSYLGNFTSLAYLDLELNQFSGMIPRELGNLVNLETLILSSNKLDGNLPKELAELKNLTDFRINDNNFNGSIPDFVQNWKQLKRLEMVASGLEGPIPSSISALKTLTDLRITDINFTNQSFPDLSNIVGLSRLLLRNCNISGEIPPYIWEMSKLRILDLSFNKLHGNLPNAITTEALVFIDLSYNNFSQQSSGQPACQQGMDVTLNLFRSSSMGNDIGGACMDDLTCDKYWHSMYINCGGQNVKTNGSTYEGDAAASSGAAIFYRSEDEWGISSTGDFMDDNDFQNRAYIENMPSLNINELYQTARVSPISLTYYHRCLENGNYTVSLHFAEIRFKNDNTYNSLGRRLFDVYIQNNLVEKDFNIEVEAAGVAKPVTKIHNATVTNNILDIHLYWAGKGTTRIPVSGVYGPLISAISVYPNFKPRFSGGGKTKTVPIILGVVGFCLVFSALAIFWWKCYFRVQKKRQKGLEGIEIQTVSFTLKQIKAATGNFNPANKIGEGGFGPVYKGLLPDGTVIAVKQLSSKSSQGNREFLNEIGVISCMQHPHLVKLHGCCIEGDQLLLVYEYMENNSLSRALFGPENQLHLDWKTRQKICIGIAKGLSFLHEESRLKIVHRDIKVTNVLLDKDLNPKISDFGLAKLDEREKTYISTRVAGTVGYMAPEYALWGRLTYKADVYSFGIVALEIVSGKHNKSCGPDDQFSCLLDWACHLEQNGNLIEIVDQKLGSEFNKVEAERLIKVALLCANASPSLRPIMSEVVSMIEGTRIIPDVIPEPNSEDLRFKAIRGPDERIRSSLKGNQNSSSILDRSDNNSSHVYTDDDDPYETDKELNARFDTRSKHYKQPESRSEVSTSVLSETAVSSTSVHDPFDINISS; the protein is encoded by the exons TGGATGCTTTAAACCTAATTACCAAGAAGATGGGCGCCAATGGCTGGAATTTCAATGCTGATTCTTGTGGAGAATATCTTCCTCATGTCCAACTGACGGATCCTGACAGGAACGTTACCTGTGACTGCGAATTTGCGAACAATACCTGTCATATTACTTCCCT GAAGTTCAAGCGTTTTAGCCTTGCAGGAGAACTTCCACCTGAACTCATTCAGCTTCGTTATCTTGAGAGCAT TGATCTTTCTTACAATGAACTTGGTGGGTCTATACCAAGTCAATGGGCTTCATTGCAGCTAAAAATGAT TGCTCTTCTAGCAAACCGGTTATCAGGGAACATTCCAAGCTATTTGGGGAACTTTACCAGCCTTGCATACTT GGACCttgaattaaatcaattttctgGAATGATCCCGCGTGAGCTTGGGAACTTAGTTAACCTTGAAACTTT GATTCTATCCTCCAACAAATTGGATGGAAATTTGCCAAAGGAACTTGCTGAGCTGAAAAACCTGACTGACTT TAGAATAAACGATAACAACTTCAATGGGAGTATACCAGATTTTGTACAAAACTGGAAGCAACTTAAAAGACT AGAAATGGTAGCTAGTGGACTGGAAGGACCCATTCCATCCTCCATCTCTGCTCTGAAAACATTAACAGACTT GAGGATCACTGACATAAATTTCACAAATCAGTCATTTCCTGATCTTAGTAACATTGTAGGCCTCTCACGGCT GTTGTTGAGGAATTGCAATATATCTGGAGAAATTCCTCCATACATCTGGGAAATGAGTAAACTGCGAATTTT GGATCTCAGTTTTAATAAGTTACACGGGAATCTTCCAAATGCTATAACCACAGAGGCACTGGTATTCAT AGATCTTTCCTATAATAATTTCTCACAGCAAAGCTCTGGGCAGCCTGCTTGTCAGCAGGGAAT GGATGTAACTCTAAACTTGTTCCGAAGTTCTTCAATGGGAAATGACAT AGGAGGAGCATGCATGGATGATCTCACTTGTGATAAGT ACTGGCACTCTATGTACATCAATTGTGGAGGACAAAATGTTAAAACAAATGGCAGCACATATGAAGGAGATGCAGCAGCTAGTAGCGGTGCTGCAATATTCTATCGGAGTGAGGATGAATGGGGAATTAGCAGCACCGGAGACTTTATGGATGACAACGATTTCCAAAACAGAGCTTATATTGAAAACATGCcatcattaaatattaatgaattgtaCCAAACAGCACGCGTTTCTCCAATTTCACTCACTTACTATCATCGTTGTTTGGAAAATGGGAATTACACTGTGAGTCTACACTTCGCTGAGATCAGATTCAAAAATGATAATACATATAACAGCCTTGGAAGACGATTATTTGATGTCTATATTCAG aATAATCTAGTTGAGAAGGATTTCAATATAGAAGTTGAAGCTGCAGGGGTTGCCAAGCCAGTCACAAAAATACACAATGCTACTGtcacaaataatattttggatatccACTTATATTGGGCTGGCAAAGGGACTACAAGAATTCCTGTTAGTGGAGTCTATGGCCCCCTCATATCAGCTATTTCTGTATATCCCA ACTTCAAACCACGTTTTTCGGGAGGGGGAAAGACAAAAACTGTACCAATAATTCTTGGAGTTGTAGGCTTTTGTCTCGTATTCTCAGCATTGGCTATCTTTTGGTGGAAATGCTATTTCAGAGTacagaaaaaaagacaaaaag GTCTTGAAGGAATAGAAATCCAAACTGTTTCTTTTACCTTAAAGCAAATTAAAGCTGCCACAGGCAATTTTAATCCGGCAAACAAAATTGGAGAAGGTGGATTTGGACCAGTTTACAAG GGCTTGTTACCTGATGGTACTGTGATTGCTGTGAAGCAGCTCTCATCTAAGTCAAGTCAGGGAAATCGTGAGTTTTTGAACGAGATCGGCGTGATTTCATGCATGCAGCACCCACATCTTGTAAAACTTCATGGGTGTTGTATTGAAGGAGATCAACTATTGTTAGTATATGaatacatggaaaacaacaGCCTTTCTCGTGCTTTGTTTG GTCCAGAAAATCAACTACATTTGGACTGGAAAACAAGGCAGAAGATATGCATCGGAATCGCCAAAGGCTTGTCTTTTTTACATGAAGAATCAAGACTCAAGATTGTTCATAGAGACATCAAAGTCACCAATGTTCTCCTTGATAAGGATCTCAATCCTAAAATATCTGATTTTGGATTGGCTAAACTAGACGAACGAGAAAAAACCTATATCAGCACCAGAGTTGCTGGAACTGT AGGATATATGGCACCAGAATATGCATTATGGGGTCGTTTGACATATAAAGCAGATGTTTACAGTTTTGGAATTGTGGCACTGGAGATTGTGAGTGGGAAGCATAACAAGAGTTGTGGGCCAGATGATCAATTCTCTTGTCTTCTAGACTGG GCCTGCCATTTAGAGCAAAATGGAAACCTGATTGAGATAGTGGATCAGAAGCTGGGATCTGAATTCAACAAGGTAGAAGCAGAAAGGTTGATAAAAGTAGCTCTCTTATGCGCTAATGCTTCACCATCACTAAGGCCAATCATGTCTGAAGTTGTTAGCATGATAGAAGGAACTAGGATCATACCTGATGTGATCCCTGAACCAAATAGTGAAGATTTGAGGTTTAAGGCCATAAGAGGACCTGACGAACGAATAAGAAGTAGTTTGAAAGGCAATCAGAACTCTAGTTCGATCTTAGATAGATCGGATAACAACAGTTCCCATGTGTACACGGATGATGATGATCCATATGAAACCGATAAAGAGTTGAATGCGAGGTTTGACACTAGGAGCAAACACTATAAACAGCCAGAAAGCCGGAGTGAGGTTTCAACTTCAGTATTGTCAGAAACAGCCGTTTCCTCAACTTCTGTTCATGATccttttgatatcaatataagCTCCTGA
- the LOC7476309 gene encoding probable LRR receptor-like serine/threonine-protein kinase RFK1 isoform X3, with the protein MGANGWNFNADSCGEYLPHVQLTDPDRNVTCDCEFANNTCHITSLKFKRFSLAGELPPELIQLRYLESIDLSYNELGGSIPSQWASLQLKMIALLANRLSGNIPSYLGNFTSLAYLDLELNQFSGMIPRELGNLVNLETLILSSNKLDGNLPKELAELKNLTDFRINDNNFNGSIPDFVQNWKQLKRLEMVASGLEGPIPSSISALKTLTDLRITDINFTNQSFPDLSNIVGLSRLLLRNCNISGEIPPYIWEMSKLRILDLSFNKLHGNLPNAITTEALVFIFLSGNRLTGNIPMFRKGMSVDLSYNNFSQQSSGQPACQQGMDVTLNLFRSSSMGNDIGGACMDDLTCDKYWHSMYINCGGQNVKTNGSTYEGDAAASSGAAIFYRSEDEWGISSTGDFMDDNDFQNRAYIENMPSLNINELYQTARVSPISLTYYHRCLENGNYTVSLHFAEIRFKNDNTYNSLGRRLFDVYIQNNLVEKDFNIEVEAAGVAKPVTKIHNATVTNNILDIHLYWAGKGTTRIPVSGVYGPLISAISVYPNFKPRFSGGGKTKTVPIILGVVGFCLVFSALAIFWWKCYFRVQKKRQKGLEGIEIQTVSFTLKQIKAATGNFNPANKIGEGGFGPVYKGLLPDGTVIAVKQLSSKSSQGNREFLNEIGVISCMQHPHLVKLHGCCIEGDQLLLVYEYMENNSLSRALFGPENQLHLDWKTRQKICIGIAKGLSFLHEESRLKIVHRDIKVTNVLLDKDLNPKISDFGLAKLDEREKTYISTRVAGTVGYMAPEYALWGRLTYKADVYSFGIVALEIVSGKHNKSCGPDDQFSCLLDWACHLEQNGNLIEIVDQKLGSEFNKVEAERLIKVALLCANASPSLRPIMSEVVSMIEGTRIIPDVIPEPNSEDLRFKAIRGPDERIRSSLKGNQNSSSILDRSDNNSSHVYTDDDDPYETDKELNARFDTRSKHYKQPESRSEVSTSVLSETAVSSTSVHDPFDINISS; encoded by the exons ATGGGCGCCAATGGCTGGAATTTCAATGCTGATTCTTGTGGAGAATATCTTCCTCATGTCCAACTGACGGATCCTGACAGGAACGTTACCTGTGACTGCGAATTTGCGAACAATACCTGTCATATTACTTCCCT GAAGTTCAAGCGTTTTAGCCTTGCAGGAGAACTTCCACCTGAACTCATTCAGCTTCGTTATCTTGAGAGCAT TGATCTTTCTTACAATGAACTTGGTGGGTCTATACCAAGTCAATGGGCTTCATTGCAGCTAAAAATGAT TGCTCTTCTAGCAAACCGGTTATCAGGGAACATTCCAAGCTATTTGGGGAACTTTACCAGCCTTGCATACTT GGACCttgaattaaatcaattttctgGAATGATCCCGCGTGAGCTTGGGAACTTAGTTAACCTTGAAACTTT GATTCTATCCTCCAACAAATTGGATGGAAATTTGCCAAAGGAACTTGCTGAGCTGAAAAACCTGACTGACTT TAGAATAAACGATAACAACTTCAATGGGAGTATACCAGATTTTGTACAAAACTGGAAGCAACTTAAAAGACT AGAAATGGTAGCTAGTGGACTGGAAGGACCCATTCCATCCTCCATCTCTGCTCTGAAAACATTAACAGACTT GAGGATCACTGACATAAATTTCACAAATCAGTCATTTCCTGATCTTAGTAACATTGTAGGCCTCTCACGGCT GTTGTTGAGGAATTGCAATATATCTGGAGAAATTCCTCCATACATCTGGGAAATGAGTAAACTGCGAATTTT GGATCTCAGTTTTAATAAGTTACACGGGAATCTTCCAAATGCTATAACCACAGAGGCACTGGTATTCAT CTTTCTAAGTGGAAACCGCCTCACAGGAAATATACCAATGTTTAGGAAAGGAATGAGTGT AGATCTTTCCTATAATAATTTCTCACAGCAAAGCTCTGGGCAGCCTGCTTGTCAGCAGGGAAT GGATGTAACTCTAAACTTGTTCCGAAGTTCTTCAATGGGAAATGACAT AGGAGGAGCATGCATGGATGATCTCACTTGTGATAAGT ACTGGCACTCTATGTACATCAATTGTGGAGGACAAAATGTTAAAACAAATGGCAGCACATATGAAGGAGATGCAGCAGCTAGTAGCGGTGCTGCAATATTCTATCGGAGTGAGGATGAATGGGGAATTAGCAGCACCGGAGACTTTATGGATGACAACGATTTCCAAAACAGAGCTTATATTGAAAACATGCcatcattaaatattaatgaattgtaCCAAACAGCACGCGTTTCTCCAATTTCACTCACTTACTATCATCGTTGTTTGGAAAATGGGAATTACACTGTGAGTCTACACTTCGCTGAGATCAGATTCAAAAATGATAATACATATAACAGCCTTGGAAGACGATTATTTGATGTCTATATTCAG aATAATCTAGTTGAGAAGGATTTCAATATAGAAGTTGAAGCTGCAGGGGTTGCCAAGCCAGTCACAAAAATACACAATGCTACTGtcacaaataatattttggatatccACTTATATTGGGCTGGCAAAGGGACTACAAGAATTCCTGTTAGTGGAGTCTATGGCCCCCTCATATCAGCTATTTCTGTATATCCCA ACTTCAAACCACGTTTTTCGGGAGGGGGAAAGACAAAAACTGTACCAATAATTCTTGGAGTTGTAGGCTTTTGTCTCGTATTCTCAGCATTGGCTATCTTTTGGTGGAAATGCTATTTCAGAGTacagaaaaaaagacaaaaag GTCTTGAAGGAATAGAAATCCAAACTGTTTCTTTTACCTTAAAGCAAATTAAAGCTGCCACAGGCAATTTTAATCCGGCAAACAAAATTGGAGAAGGTGGATTTGGACCAGTTTACAAG GGCTTGTTACCTGATGGTACTGTGATTGCTGTGAAGCAGCTCTCATCTAAGTCAAGTCAGGGAAATCGTGAGTTTTTGAACGAGATCGGCGTGATTTCATGCATGCAGCACCCACATCTTGTAAAACTTCATGGGTGTTGTATTGAAGGAGATCAACTATTGTTAGTATATGaatacatggaaaacaacaGCCTTTCTCGTGCTTTGTTTG GTCCAGAAAATCAACTACATTTGGACTGGAAAACAAGGCAGAAGATATGCATCGGAATCGCCAAAGGCTTGTCTTTTTTACATGAAGAATCAAGACTCAAGATTGTTCATAGAGACATCAAAGTCACCAATGTTCTCCTTGATAAGGATCTCAATCCTAAAATATCTGATTTTGGATTGGCTAAACTAGACGAACGAGAAAAAACCTATATCAGCACCAGAGTTGCTGGAACTGT AGGATATATGGCACCAGAATATGCATTATGGGGTCGTTTGACATATAAAGCAGATGTTTACAGTTTTGGAATTGTGGCACTGGAGATTGTGAGTGGGAAGCATAACAAGAGTTGTGGGCCAGATGATCAATTCTCTTGTCTTCTAGACTGG GCCTGCCATTTAGAGCAAAATGGAAACCTGATTGAGATAGTGGATCAGAAGCTGGGATCTGAATTCAACAAGGTAGAAGCAGAAAGGTTGATAAAAGTAGCTCTCTTATGCGCTAATGCTTCACCATCACTAAGGCCAATCATGTCTGAAGTTGTTAGCATGATAGAAGGAACTAGGATCATACCTGATGTGATCCCTGAACCAAATAGTGAAGATTTGAGGTTTAAGGCCATAAGAGGACCTGACGAACGAATAAGAAGTAGTTTGAAAGGCAATCAGAACTCTAGTTCGATCTTAGATAGATCGGATAACAACAGTTCCCATGTGTACACGGATGATGATGATCCATATGAAACCGATAAAGAGTTGAATGCGAGGTTTGACACTAGGAGCAAACACTATAAACAGCCAGAAAGCCGGAGTGAGGTTTCAACTTCAGTATTGTCAGAAACAGCCGTTTCCTCAACTTCTGTTCATGATccttttgatatcaatataagCTCCTGA
- the LOC112327162 gene encoding 60S ribosomal protein L18a has protein sequence MVTFRFHQYQVVGRALPTGSDEHPKIYRMKLWATNEVRAKSKFWYFLRKLKKVKKSNGQVLAINEIFEKNPTKIKNYGIWLRYQSRTGYHNMYKEYRDTTLNGAVEQMYTEMASRHRVRFPCIQIIKTATIPAKLCKRESTKQFHNSKIKFPLVFKKVRPPSRKLKTTYKASRPNLFM, from the exons ATGGTTACTTTCAGG TTTCACCAGTACCAAGTGGTCGGGAGAGCACTTCCAACAGGGAGTGATGAGCATCCTAAGATCTACCGGATGAAGCTTTGGGCCACTAATGAGGTCCGTGCCAAATCCAAGTTTTG GTACTTCTTGAGGAAGCTTAAGAAAGTCAAGAAGAGCAATGGACAGGTTCTTGCAATCAATGAG ATTTTTGAGAAGAATCCTACCAAGATCAAGAATTATGGAATATGGCTGCGATACCAGAGCCGAACTGGCTATCACAACATGTACAAGGAATACCGCGACACAACTCTTAATGGTGCTGTTGAACAAATGTACACTGAGATGGCATCTCGCCATAGGGTGAGGTTTCCATGCATCCAAATCATTAAGACAGCTACCATCCCAGCCAAGCTTTGCAAGAGAGAGAGTACCAAGCAGTTTCACAACTCCAAAATCAAATTTCCATTGGTGTTCAAGAAGGTTAGACCCCCATCCAGGAAGCTCAAGACAACATACAAGGCTTCCAGGCCCAACCTGTTTATGTGA